A window of the Coregonus clupeaformis isolate EN_2021a unplaced genomic scaffold, ASM2061545v1 scaf0920, whole genome shotgun sequence genome harbors these coding sequences:
- the LOC121564013 gene encoding beta-1,3-galactosyltransferase 2-like, with translation MKDGTKKGGSQEMVEGERYRWWSGFRCCFLILLLTVMAIFFFTNDRSAECAPRWWTEYHGGSANRSGSTNTTSAVVSPNSTAFSIDAHETASANSTDHQTSLTNSTQQAIKLNPTHNETGAITTALTITTNLITEVKAVLATGLATPVPYVSPGPYHVEYPSEYHFILDEPEKCREQNPFLVLVVPVAPYNREARDAVRSTWGSERQVLGKEVRLFFLLGLPSGERTEQLQEKVLQESKEHQDLLQSDFIDSYKNLTIKTMVMMEWLSSRCPNASYAMKIDSDMFLNVNTLVNMLLHAPKQNYQTGLVAQWGAVLRDHNSKWYLPKEVFPENIYPPYALGLGYVFTLDLPRKLVEASRHVKAIYIEDVYLGLCMRHLGIRPTNPPNGNLFQVSPVAYDRCTYSRLIATTTHSITHQVKAWKDLLKPGPPC, from the exons ATGAAAGATGGCACCAAGAAAGGAGGAAG tcaggaGATGGTGGAAGGCGAGAGATACCGCTGGTGGTCCGGCTTTCGCTGCTGTTTCCTCATCCTTCTCCTCACAGTGATGGCCATCTTCTTCTTCACCAACGACCGGTCAGCAGAGTGTGCCCCAAGATGGTGGACAGAATACCATGGTGGTTCAGCCAACAGATCTGGTTCTACCAACACCACTAGTGCAGTAGTTTCTCCAAACTCCACTGCCTTTTCCATAGACGCTCATGAAACTGCATCTGCCAATTCAACAGATCATCAGACTTCACTTACCAACTCTACTCAACAGGCCATCAAACTCAATCCAACACATAATGAAACTGGTGCCATCACGACTGCACTGACCATCACCACTAATCTGATTACAGAGGTCAAGGCAGTTCTTGCCACTGGACTGGCCACTCCTGTTCCATATGTGTCCCCAGGACCGTACCATGTAGAATACCCATCAGAGTACCACTTCATCCTGGATGAGCCGGAGAAATGCCGGGAGCAGAACCCCTTCCTGGTTCTGGTGGTGCCAGTGGCGCCCTATAACAGGGAGGCTCGTGACGCTGTCCGCAGTACTTGGGGCAGTGAGAGGCAGGTACTGGGAAAAGAGGTCCGTCTGTTCTTCCTGCTGGGACTtcccagtggagagaggacagagcagctCCAGGAGAAGGTGCTGCAGGAGAGCAAAGAGCACCAGGATCTGCTGCAGAGCGACTtcatagacagctacaaaaaccTGACCATCAAGACCATGGTGATGATGGAGTGGCTGAGCTCTCGCTGCCCCAACGCCTCCTACGCCATGAAGATCGACTCAGACATGTTCCTCAACGTGAACACCTTGGTCAACATGCTGCTTCACGCTCCAAAGCAGAACTACCAGACTGGACTAGTGGCCCAATGGGGAGCAGTTCTAAGAGACCATAACTCCAAATGGTACCTTCCAAAGGAGGTGTTTCCTGAGAACATATACCCACCTTATGCTCTGGGCCTGGGCTATGTCTTCACCTTAGACCTCCCCAGGAAGCTGGTGGAGGCGTCCAGGCATGTTAAAGCCATCTACATAGAGGATGTGTATCTGGGACTGTGTATGAGACACCTGGGCATTCGTCCTACTAACCCCCCCAATGGAAACCTCTTCCAGGTTTCCCCTGTGGCTTATGACCGCTGCACCTACTCACGGCTGATAGCCACCACCACACACAGTATCACTCACCAGGTCAAAGCATGGAAAGACTTACTCAAACCTGGTCCTCCGTGCTGA